Genomic segment of Armatimonadota bacterium:
TCAGGGAGAAACATCGCTAGCGGAGACGGCATCCTCCTAGAGCAACTTCCCCTGACCGTCGGCGGGATGGGGGCAGGCGACCCCGATATGCTCGCAGGCGGCTCGGGTGGCTTTTCGGCCGCTGGGCGTGCGGTTGAGGAAGCCTATCTTGAGCAGGTACGGCTCGACCATGTCCACCAGTGTGTCGGTCTCCTCGTTCAGGGTCGCGGAGAGCGCCTCGATGCCGACCGGACCGCCGCCGTAGAACTCGATGATCGTCCTCAGGAACGCACGGTCGAGCTTGTCGAGGCCCATCTCGTCTACCATCTCGCGCTTCAGGGCGATATCCGCGATCTCGCGCGTGATGACTCCGTCGGCCTCGACCTCGGCGTAGTCCCTCACGCGCCGGAGCAGGCGGTTGGCGATCCTGGGGGTGCCGCGCGACCTTCGCGCGATCTCGACCGCGCCGTTCGGATCGACCTTCACATTCAGGATTCCGGACGACCGCTCCACGACCTTGGTCAGTTCCTCGGTCGAGTAGTAGTCCATGTGAGCGAAGATGCCGAACCGGTCGCGCATGGGGGCGGATAGCATCCCGGCGCGGGTGGTCGCTCCCACGAGGGTGAACCGCTTGAGCGGAATCTTGACGGTCTTGGCGTATGCGCCCCGGTCGAGCACGAAATCAACCTGGAAGTCCTCCATTGCCGAGTACAGGAACTCCTCGACGACCCGTGAGAGCCGGTGGATCTCGTCTATGAAGAGGACGTCGCCGACCTCAAGGTTCGAGAGGATGCCCATGACGTCCTTGGGCTTCTCCATCGCGGGGCCGGAGGTCGCCATGATGCTGGCGCCCATCTCGGAAGCAATGATGTGAGCCAGCGTGGTCTTTCCGAGACCCGGCGAGCCGTGCAGCAACACGTGATCGAGCGGCTCGCGCCGGTTGCGGGCGGCGGTGATGGCGATCTGCATGCTGTCGACTACGCCGGTCTGACCGATGTACTCGTCGAGCGTCCGGGGGCGGAGGTTCCATGACTGGCGATCTTCGTCGTCGAGCGCTGCGGGGCGGACAGAACCGGGCTGGGTCTTTTCCTGGTCTTCGGTTGTGACTATCTTCTCTCTGGGCATGATCGTCCTCGTTTCCAGCGTGTCGGATCGGTCTGACGCGGCTGACACTAACGCAGTCTGTCGTACAGCATATCGAGCAGTTCACCGCGAGTGGTGACATCCGGCTTGTATGCTGCCGGAGCGCCGACTCCGGACATGGCGACCCATCCGGCGGCAGTCTGCTCGTCGATCTTCTCGTTCAATTTCGCAGTCCAGTCCTCGGAGAAGAGTCCTCGAACCGCGAGCATCTGCAGGGAAACGTAATGCTTATCACCAGGCGATGCGTCGCGGAAGAAGACGAGAACGGCGCCATGGTCGAGCAGGTTCTCCTGGAGCTTACGGATATCGACCTTCCTCGGCGATACGGAATCCCTGACGCTGATGGCGGCAGCGGTACCGGCGGCCTCTCCGAGGGCCATCCAGCACGGCTCCATGCGCAGGGTGCTGAAACCGACATGAGTGCCGGAGACCGGCACCGGCGTGAGCAGGTTTTCGACCTTCCTGGGAACGATCACCCCGTAGGGCACCGTATACGGCGCGCTCGGCTTGCTGAAGAACCCATCGAGATGCGCCCTACCCGGCTCGCGCTTCAGCACCGCATGCGAGT
This window contains:
- the ruvB gene encoding Holliday junction branch migration DNA helicase RuvB, with product MPREKIVTTEDQEKTQPGSVRPAALDDEDRQSWNLRPRTLDEYIGQTGVVDSMQIAITAARNRREPLDHVLLHGSPGLGKTTLAHIIASEMGASIMATSGPAMEKPKDVMGILSNLEVGDVLFIDEIHRLSRVVEEFLYSAMEDFQVDFVLDRGAYAKTVKIPLKRFTLVGATTRAGMLSAPMRDRFGIFAHMDYYSTEELTKVVERSSGILNVKVDPNGAVEIARRSRGTPRIANRLLRRVRDYAEVEADGVITREIADIALKREMVDEMGLDKLDRAFLRTIIEFYGGGPVGIEALSATLNEETDTLVDMVEPYLLKIGFLNRTPSGRKATRAACEHIGVACPHPADGQGKLL